TATACACTTACTCTATGTACAACCAAGGTTTTTGGCGTTTTAGGGCTTTTCACATTTTTCAGGATTAGCAAATGAAACAGCAATTAAGAAGTACTAGCAACCAATTAAAACTAACCTGCTTGATACACTTAGCTTAGCTGACATCACTAAATCTCAATATTGATGTCCCGCTTGATGatgaaatgaaataaaaaagATTCTGATTTCTGCTGCAATTTCACTGTTCGACCCTAGAGGAAGATCATCATGTCTTCTCTTCTTTTCAGAAAACAAAGAGTCTCAGGTGGAGCCGGAAATGTAAGTAAAGATGTTTAATAAACCAAGGTGTAACTGAAGTGTAAGATAAAGATGTTCAACTTTAACCTCTTGATTCCTTGAGCTTTTAACACAAGCTTTTAAGGAAGACTAACAAAATCTAAAAATGTATAAGATTTAGCAAATTTCCAACAAAATTCCAACAAAATATGAAAGTAATAAGTaaataatcaaaacaaaatcactcACTCCTCAAGTGAAACATAACAAAATTTTAAGAAGCAGAGTCAAGCGCCTTAACTATTAATAAGCAAATCACAACCCCAGAGACTAAGAGAATCAATGAGGGGTACCTAAACACGAACCAAGTGCCGACCATGACAATGCGATGTTGAAGCAAGCCTAGCTTTCACTGTAGCCACCTTCAAAATCAGTTCAGCTTTTTCTACCTTAGCAGCCTCGTATGCACGTCTCGCCTCTTCCATTTTGGAGCGAAGTAAAGAGATCTTCTTCCCACTACCTCTGACTTCTGTTTCCAGACTCTGCTTTATCGCCTTTAGTTCTCCAACATCACGGATTTGAGAGGCAAGAAGGTGAAGTTGATCATCTAACCATGACACGTGAAAGTCCATAGCGGAAGCACTATCAACTGTTGCACGCCATTGTTGTAAGTTGGTGGAGGTAACATCGCGACCAGAGAGTTAGGTCATTTGCTGGAGCATCCCCAAAAGTTCGGTGACCATAGTGGCTTGTATGTTCATCGATTTAACCTTTGTGTCGGAGGCCATGTGCCCTTTGGAGGCAATCACTCGAGTATACAAATCTTTATACTTAGGTAGTACGGGAAATCCAGCTACCATAAGAAAACTTGGTGGACATATTTGAGGAGCAGTATACTCAGGAAGTGGACGATCACCCTGCCCTCTTTTGGAGCAACCTAAGGTGGACATGAGTGAACTACCTTTGCCTCTTTCTCTTGGTTGCCCGACATCTGGATCACGGGCTCTGCCAGGTTCAGAGCAAGACTTCTCACTTCCCTGGTCATTCATGTCCGAACCATCCCTATGTCGTTTTTGCGCACGCCCAAGAAGCAATCTGGCGCTCACTTCTTTACAAGTTCCTCCACTACTCCCATCATCTTCTAATAATTCCTCAACTTCCGCAACAATCTTCTCTGTACCACCAACACCACTTCCTCCCTTGAAGATTAGACAAAGAAGGCATGGCCAGTAAGTAAAGTTAAATGATAAAAAAGGGAAATGAAAAGTAACATAAGTGTGTGTATGTACCTCGCTAATAGAACACCTTGAACGATGGCTGAGAGGATTATTGAGGGGACTGTTTTCATCAGAACAGTACAACTCTTGGGGAGAATTAGCTTGCTTCTCGGATCTGTCAGAGCAACGTGACTTGCAGTTAAGTGACTTTTCCTTCCTTTTTCTCAAACCACCAACACTTCTATCAGCTGCTTTACTCGAGTGAGATGCCTCCACCCCAACTCTCATAGGAATGGACTTGTTGAGAATGCTACCAATAGCCTGTCTAGGAGATACCGCCTGCTTACCCAGATATTGAGACATAGTAAGACTTGGATTAACATCAATCTCTCTGTCACCCTTCCCCCGTTGTTGAATAAAGATATCCTTTGGAGCAGGATTAACATCATATCTTTTGTTATCCCAATATTGTTGGTTCAGACCTTTCAGCGAAACCAAGCTGTTCATGTGAGGAACTACATGTAGTACACGATAAAAGTTGTTACTTATAAGATTATTCGATACTGCAGTAGTTTCTGGATCATAACAGAAGACACCAGAGTTGAAGCGAAGTAGGACATGACCACCGTTTGTAAGGGCAAAGGGCACTGCCTCACTTTTAGTTGGTATGCTGAACTCTTAATCCAGTTTAATGAACTGTAATCCTGCTCATTCACGTAGTAACAACTGTGTTCTCCTTTTTTCCTGTTTTCCTTAAGAACCAGTTTAAGAATTTATCTCACTTTTGATGAATAAAACACAAGCATCCTCCCAGAACCTGAAGTTTAAAATAGTTCCTCACACTTGCATCACGGACAAAAGGAGGTGGTGGGAGCAAGTAAAACTTCCCTTCTGCCAAATCAAAGGAAACAATCTTTTGTTCCATATCAAGCCAATGAAGAGCTCCGTTTGCAAATGTACCAAATGGAGAACAATCATCAGAACGACTCTGCCAAGTGTATCGCAATGAGTAAGGAGCTTCTCCCAAGTCTCTCCAACGATTGCCTTTACCAAGTGTATATACCTGGACCTTCCCTAAGGATTCATTCTGAATGTAGTAGATTTTAACAATTTTGTAATTGTTAAGAGATTGATGGTAACCGAAACCACACACCATAGACTCTAACTTTTTCTCGAATGCAAGAAACAGTCCTGGAAAACACACGCACTCATTGGTGATAGGATTACATATATAGGTAGGTTCATGATCATAATGCCAATTATTATGAGGTCCATAACCGTCTTTAAAAAAGCAAACTAACCCATTGCATGAGCCAATGATTGACTGATGAACTGCTGGTTGATCCTTCAAAGTTTTGTATTAGGCCGGTCATTGTACTCTCCATAATAAACTTGGCACCCGTTTTCCCGTGTAAATGCAAAGCAGAAAAGAAAACCGGAACCTACCTTGGAAGCAATAAGAGAAGAATGATTTGAGCTATTATTACCATGAAGCCGTAATGATTGATGTAGATGCTTATTAGCAAAGGAATGATGATGAATTAGGCGTCGCCACGTTTTGCATACTCTTCTGCACTGCAAGACTGAATCAGTGCGCAAGCGAGAAAGTATTTCTATGATAATTTCTGAGGGGAGACTGTTCTCAGTACAAGTATGCATATCGACGCAAATTTACTTCCTCTTCTATCTTAACAGGTGTGGATTCTCAGTACTTCACGACTCTTCTTCTTAAACATTTCGTTCTCCTCCTCTCACTGAAAGTGGAGAGTTGTGAAGTACGAAAAAAGGGCAACTGCTGATAGTACAACAGATGCTTTGTTAACGTGCTTCTTTTCGCAAAATCGACTAAGTTCTATACACATAAATGAAGTTCTGCAAAGCTTCAAAATTGGCATGATTCTATTAATGAATACCACAATTCATCAATGATCCATTTTCAGGTATGGGTCCTGTCAAGAGACCCAAAACCTAAGTGTGTCTAGAGGAACATTGCTCTCCGTCCTAGAAAGGATGTTCCAGCCTATAAAACTTGTGTCAGTTAGTACATATATAGGAGGGAAATTTCTGCTAGAATGGACTTCAGTGGGAATAGCAAGGTGTCAAGGAATACAACACCTAGGGTAAAATAACCTTGGAggttattttatttgtttaatcAAATAAAACTTACATTTTATTGACCAATCTTTGTTCCTGTTTCCTAGTTTTTCATCTAGTTGTTCTTCTTACCGGTGTCTAGGTTGATCAGTCTATCTTGTAATTACACTTATGCAGAGTGATCATTAACACCTTTATTAATTTTCCTACTCCTACGAAATTTCATATTTTTCTATACAACCTTGCTCATGTAACTGATCGAGTAAGGTAACTTTTATGTTCAACAACAATCAACAAGTAACATGTCACCTTGAACTATACTGAAAAAGTCTAACTTCCTAAGATATCTCAGTTGAACACATAGTAGTATTCCTCACTTTAATCCTGGAGATGGGCCAGGGAATGATTGGCTAAAACTCGACAAGCACATAACACATAAgccaaattaaaacaaaattctTATCTCTGTCAATGAAGGTCTCATTCATATCTAACCATGATAGAACGATACCAACATAAACCAAGTAAGCACATGTAATTTGTGGAACATACCTTATTCAGATTTggtaatctcttgaacttctgcaTGCTTGGCAGGACTACGCTTCTGTGAATAGACAGTGATATCATGTTATATTACATGACTTCTCAAGTTGTTATTCGAAAATAGTATCACCTGTAGACAAATTATATGATATGCTCATTTAGCCATTTACAGTTCAAACCGATATCAAGTTCAAGAAAATTTTCAAACTACAATTGTAACTAGTTAAAGGAATCCATGACATCTGCATCCTTAATTGAAAGATAACTACGTCATAGTCCACAATTTCGATCATTTCAATTTGTTCGATTAACACTAACTTTGGTATCAATTGACGAAATCATGTTTATTCCTAACCCAAATTAATCACCTTGCCAATCTCACAAATTCATTaagaaaacctaaaaatcaatCTTACCCGCAACTCAACTATAAGAATATTAACTGATATTACCGAACAACTTCAAGCACTGAAAGCAAAAATCTAAAATAACAACGCTAGCAGCAGGGGCAACTAACTAAACTAAAGTAAGGTTTAATATCCTAAAAATTGGTATCCCAATGTCGCAACATAGCTTGTTCTCTGAAAGTGAAAACCAATGGAGAAACAATGAATAAACACTTAAATGCCGGAGTTAAAGAAATTCAAGTTCAActgtaaaaacaaaaaaacaaaaaaaatcatacaGGATGGTGTTTTGAATAAACCGATAGCATTCACAGTCACAGGGCATATAAACACCAGTAATAGAGTTATGAGATAGAACAATTGATTCAAGATTCTAGAGTTGGTTATTGGCGATATTGATATTTTTCTTTGGCATTTCATCAAACAAATTAAACTCAGAATCACAGATTTATTTGTTCAGCAGAAAACTACAAAGTAGAAAAACACAATAATGTTGCATAATCTAAGTAAAGAAAAAGACGCATAAAAATCATACCTGATGATCGATTCCTTCCTTctcttatttttgatttttttcctctcAAGTCTCAACAGAATAGTGACTCATGGTTCAATGAGGCGAATCCATCCATGGGTTTTATAACATATGGAGGGAAAAGAAGGCGGGAGAATTTTATGATACTGGGATAacatcaaattgaaagaaaataattttgatttcataaattttacttaTATTTCCCGGGCGCGCAGGAATGAAAAGGGAATCTTCCCGGGGAAAGAGGTCACGTGAGGGTTCGAGTCATGTATGTTCTTGGTTGGTCCGAAACGCATCGAACTAACTTAATCCTACTAGTGTATGACCATTAGTGGTGAATGGCTCAGTACTTCGGTGCCTGCAGTTAAATTCGATTTGGGCCTTTTCACTTGTGTTCTTCCCATTGTCTTGATTTACAAACCTATTTTGAGAcatactagatttttttgaggcatattaGATAATGTCAAAATAggatcactaaataaaaaacaatatcatccaccatttttgataatggcataactatccTTATATAATTAGtataaatgattatgattagaattgattaattattaattttaaggattgattaaacattaaattattggtggtgaattagtagaaaaatcaaatttatgtgagagagttgggatttttgagaggaagaagaagaagtgaagaaaaaaagcttgggttttgacttttgagattttagtgattagaagtgaccaaaatgtgtgattcaaatcagaggtaaacttctatcgaggtttaatttccttttataagttgaatctgtcaaaaaattgaatttttaaaacccagatctgctgaccagatgaacagttcggctgataacttttgagccgaacttcactcagaaactgaatcatccactaggttcggcttgaaaaattgaggttcggctggaaaattgaggttcggctgaaaatattgtaaagtcgcattagccgaacatagtgtttctctaaatcatacactaagttcggctca
This is a stretch of genomic DNA from Papaver somniferum cultivar HN1 chromosome 1, ASM357369v1, whole genome shotgun sequence. It encodes these proteins:
- the LOC113288410 gene encoding uncharacterized protein LOC113288410 translates to MNSLVSLKGLNQQYWDNKRYDVNPAPKDIFIQQRGKGDREIDVNPSLTMSQYLGKQAVSPRQAIGSILNKSIPMRVGVEASHSSKAADRSVGGLRKRKEKSLNCKSRCSDRSEKQANSPQELYCSDENSPLNNPLSHRSRCSISEGGSGVGGTEKIVAEVEELLEDDGSSGGTCKEVSARLLLGRAQKRHRDGSDMNDQGSEKSCSEPGRARDPDVGQPRERGKGSSLMSTLGCSKRGQGDRPLPEYTAPQICPPSFLMVAGFPVLPKYKDLYTRVIASKGHMASDTKVKSMNIQATMVTELLGMLQQMT